From Sparus aurata chromosome 9, fSpaAur1.1, whole genome shotgun sequence, a single genomic window includes:
- the lmo7a gene encoding LIM domain only protein 7 isoform X9, translating into MEWREQSAVSCDEAYSEAQRWIEAVTKKKFGSNDFRSALENGVLLCDLINKIKPGTIRRVNRLPTPIAGLDNLNVFLKACGKLGLKEAQLFHPGDLQDLSTRVTVKHQETNRRLKNVLITVYWLGRRAQCDRYYDGPYLNFKAFEGLLGTALYKALQETSSQKGSNVRDSGFDDSWYSEREELHHLRGGGGVGGGGGHKRDDSLDSLDSLGSRPHSISSDTTLKGGSEGCCSDTEADSGFRMANTKDNVSYRRSVSITPKASAQYNQFLPSKDKPSGYVPAPLRKKRAERNEDSRRSWANPSNSEDEGTLTRQQQTQESTDGSKSTSDIQADSSVLRQVRYEELKKYREQIKETEDKWQDDLSKWKNRRRSVNSEIVKKKEEREKIEQITYSGNKRSKTFKEMQEERENKGSNSIGSRLKSLSYLDDDEDVFEKADISPRTRTLPARSYTIDTPYTSSESPEPFLKEDQPPAASSATGRAASPPTSRGSNILDSPAGSDATTIITPTSYSSFHRSQSPEAAPLPRRPVSEDTNKVKTTTVVSSSSSLQEVPKLRRPLLGKQAEVEAEVKAPSSGSLYKQQPQLSSMEPKPPAVSRVSASLPRSYQRSDSARLTSVVTPRPFGTQPSRLSSLPRVLPQMDDSHKRVNGDVDVSKKPSVPTRYQQFMTSEDEAQSSSAHSSEDEEEEDKDVTTAKSITSTQSVSPVPPQVKSEPPVSPAPAKETSQENYCEMRISLNQKPNSSRDFGFQANWDSTGARVTSVQPGSQAEMCQLQAGDEVLTVNRQQVAEMSYTDWKSCMEEALQEGSLVMDVRRHGKNNWDRDQPSLPFKSHKTINLTSTDHPILLGSPDTNTVSSSLDFTSRHSRETLPSKEASAHPVVDVASNGVNGGFPDELVTRRNKESEPMSLKNLKRRSEFFETGGSRSSVSALVYLCGGSESAMPNIPVPAITPSSSRWSWDPEEERRRQEKWQKEQERLLQEKYKRDQEKLQEEWLKAQEEITTSDDQQEPGSLEVNSHSFSPHSPLSPVNQPASPPWEEEERKRKEELERQRQAEERRRREEEERELQRLQEERQRRERREEEERKRREEEEEERKRRVEEELRQQRRREEEREEERRRQEAFEQQRRERERSFEQQPWMKSKSSPQLDEEEKPQWKAGVHVQPGGMAHWLLEEQLRSARDREAQRQRAASELEMERRNILNAMRYREPERATGSGVAERKGQPPATQAEAERQQILNEMKKKTPLLTDSSWIRQRAACTAKEPEVPPMRRGESLDNLDAYNPWRSSWTPRSNTNIPNYNRPHSALSGSTSFYGGGAGAQRPASSTLPTSQSMGSLRGGAGTPSSPWSRQSPSPSPSSPSPTSSPEPRPEAGPPQQRSRSVSGKKICTFCDSPLGKGAAMIIESLGLCYHLSCFKCIDCLSDLGGSETGAEVRIRNKQLYCNSCYMRFKAGQPTAM; encoded by the exons ACGTCTTCCTCAAGGCCTGCGGGAAGCTTGGACTAAAGGAAGCGCAGCTCTTTCACCCCGGAGATCTGCAGGACTTATCTACAAGAGTTACAGTCAA GCATCAAGAGACCAACAGGAGGCTGAaaaat GTGTTGATCACAGTCTACTGGCTGGGTAGAAGAGCTCAGTGTGACCGTTACTATGACGGACCTTACCTGAATTTTAAGGCATTCGAGGGATTATTGGGCACAGCACTATACAAG GCTCTGCAGGAAACGTCGAGTCAGAAAGGCAGCAACGTCAGGGACAGCGGTTTTGACGATAGCTGGTACTCAGAGCGAGAGGAACTCCACcatctgagaggaggaggaggagtaggaggaggaggcggacaCAAGAGAGACGACTCCCTTGACAGTTTGGACTCTTTGGGCTCTCGACCCCACAGCATCTCATCTGACACCACTCTTAAAGGCGGCAGCGAGG GTTGTTGCAGCGACACTGAGGCAGACTCTGGCTTCAGGATGGCCAACACCAAGGACAATGTCAGTTACCGCCGGTCGGTATCCATCACACCCAAGGCCAGTGCCCAGTATAACCAGTTCCTGCCCTCTAAAGACAAACCATCAGGCTATGTACCCGCTCCACTGAGGAAGAAGCGGGCCGAACGCAATGAGGACAGCCGGCGGAGCTGGGCCAACCCCTCAAACTCAGAGGATGAAGGCACACTCACAAG ACAGCAACAAACGCAGGAGAGTACGGACGG GAGTAAATCAACAAGCGACATCCAGGCCGACTCCAGCGTCCTCCGGCAGGTTCGCTACGAAGAGCTGAAGAAGTATCGTGAGCAGATAAAGGAGACCGAGGATAAGTGGCAGGAT GACCTGAGCAAATGGAAGAACCGGCGCAGGAGCGTCAACTCTGAGATagtgaagaagaaagaggagagggagaagataGAGCAGATCACATACAGCGGCAACAAAAGGTCCAAGACCTTCAAGGAGATGCAAGAGGAGAg agaaaataaagggAGCAACAGCATTGGCAGTCGCCTCAAATCTCTCTCTTACCTGGACGACGACGAGGACGTGTTTGAGAAAGCTGACATTTCCCCACGTACCCGAACCCTTCCTGCCAGGAGCTACACTATTGACACTCCTTACACTTCCTCTGAATCCCCTGAGCCTTTTCTTAAAGAAGACCAACCCCCTGCTGCTTCATCAGCTACAGGCAGGGCCGCGTCCCCTCCCACGTCACGGGGAAGCAACATTTTGGACAGTCCTGCAGGCAGCGACGCCACGACCATCATCACTCCCACCAGCTACAGCTCTTTCCACAGATCCCAATCTCCAGAAGCTGCACCTTTACCGAGGAGGCCAGTCTCAGAAGACACTAACAAAGTCAAGACCACGACCGTTGTCTCCTCCTCTAGCTCTCTACAAGAGGTGCCCAAGCTGAGGCGCCCATTGTTGGGCAAACAGGCTGAAGTGGAGGCTGAGGTGAAGGCCCCTTCCTCTGGTTCTCTgtacaaacaacaaccacagctcaGCTCAATGGAACCCAAGCCTCCCGCGGTGTCTCGGGTTTCCGCCTCCCTCCCCAGGAGCTACCAGAGATCGGATAGCGCACGTCTAACCTCAGTTGTCACGCCGAGGCCCTTCGGGACCCAGCCGTCCCGCCTCAGCTCCCTTCCCCGAGTTTTGCCA CAGATGGACGACTCTCACAAGCGTGTCAACGGTGACGTGGATGTCTCTAAGAAGCCTTCCGTGCCGACCCGCTACCAACAGTTCATGACCTCTGAGGACGAGGCTCAGTCCAGCTCGGCCCACAGCagcgaagacgaggaggaggaggataaagACGTGACCACAGCGAAGAGCATCACCTCTACTCAGAGTGTCTCACCTGTCCCTCCTCAGGTCAAGAGTGAACCCCCAGTCAGTCCTGCTCCAGCCAAAGAAACCAGCCAG GAGAACTACTGTGAGATGCGGATCAGCCTGAACCAGAAGcccaacagcagcagagacttTGGGTTCCAGGCAAACTGGGACTCAACAGGAGCTCGCGTCACATCCGTACAGCCAG GCAGCCAGGCCGAGATGTGCCAGCTCCAGGCTGGAGACGAGGTGCTGACGGTGAACAGGCAGCAGGTGGCAGAAATGAGCTACACAGACTGGAAGTCCTGCATGGAGGAGGCTCTGCAGGAGGGCAGCCTGGTCATGGATGTACGCCGTCATGGCAAGAACA ACTGGGACAGAGACCAACCTTCCCTGCCATTTAAAAGCCATAAGACCATCAATCTGACCAGTACGGATCATCCGATACTTCTAGGTTCCCCTGACACAAACACTGTCAGCTCCAGCCTGGATTTCACCTCACGCCATTCCAGGGAAACGCTGCCATCGAAAGAGGCCTCCGCACATCCAGTTGTC GACGTGGCTTCAAATGGAGTTAATGGAGGTTTCCCTGATGAGCTGGTGACCAGGAGGAACAAAG AGTCAGAACCCATGTCTTTGAAAAACTTAAAACGGAGGTCAGAGTTTTTTgaaacag GTGGCTCAAGGTCCAGTGTCAGTGCGCTGGTCTACCTCTGTG gAGGATCAGAGTCTGCAATGCCAAAT ATACCTGTTCCTGCAATCACTCCATCATCCAGCCGCTGGTCTTGGGATCCAGAAGAGGAGCGCAGAAGACAAGAGAAATGGCAGAAGGAACAGGAGCGCCTCCTACAG GAGAAATATAAGCGTGACCAGGAGAAACTGCAGGAGGAGTGGCTGAAGGCTCAGGAGGAGATCACCACGAGCGACGACCAGCAAGAG CCCGGGAGCCTGGAGGTGAACAGCCACAGCTTCAGCCCACACTCACCCCTCTCTCCAGTCAACCAGCCCGCCTCTCCTCCgtgggaagaggaagagagaaagaggaaggaggagctGGAGCGCCAAAGgcaggcggaggagaggaggaggagggaggaggaggagcgggagcTGCAGCGTCTccaggaggagaggcagaggagagagaggcgggaggaggaggagaggaagaggagggaggaggaggaggaggagaggaagaggagggtggaggaagagctaagacagcagaggaggagagaggaggagagggaggaagaaaggaggCGGCAGGAGGCCTTCGAGCAGCAGCGCAGAGAGCGGGAGAGAAGCTTCGAGCAGCAGCCGTG GATGAAATCAAAATCATCTCCCCAGCTTGATGAAGAGGAAAAGCCTCAGTGGAAAG CAGGTGTGCATGTGCAGCCGGGGGGCATGGCTCACTGGCTGCTGGAAGAGCAGCTGAGGAGTGCGCGTGACAGAGAGGCCCAGAGACAGAGGGCTGCATCtgagctggagatggagaggagaaacaTCCTCAATGCCATGAGATacagagagccagagagag CGACGGGCAGTGGAGTGGCTGAGAGGAAGGGTCAGCCGCCCGCGACGCAGGCAGAGGCAGAGCGGCAGCAGATCCTGAacgagatgaagaagaagactccGCTGCTGACGGACAGTAGCTGGATCCGCCAGCGCGCCGCCTGCACCGCCAAGGAGCCCGAGGTGCCTCCCATGCGCAG AGGGGAGTCTCTTGACAACTTGGACGCCTACAACCCCTGGCGCTCATCATGGACGCCCAGAAGTAACACTAATATCCCAAACTACAACCGGCCTCACTCTGCCCTCTCCGGCAGCACTTCCTTTTACGGTGGCGGCGCTGGGGCCCAGCGGCCCGCTTCCTCCACTCTGCCAACCTCCCAGTCCATGGGCTCCCTCCGAGGCGGGGCAGGAACCCCCTCGTCCCCTTGGTCCCGGCAGTCACCTTCCCCCTCACCGTCTTCTCCATCACCCACCTCCTCTCCAGAGCCCAGGCCTGAGGCAGGCCCCCCTCAGCAGCGCAGCAG GTCAGTGAGTGGCAAGAAAATCTGTACGTTCTGTGACAGCCCGCTGGGAAAAGGAGCAGCCATGATCATCGAGTCCCTCGGGCTCTGTTATCATTTGAGCTGTTTTAAG TGTAtcgactgtctgtctgacctcgGAGGATCGGAAACAGGGGCGGAAGTCAGAATACGAAACAAACAGCTGTACTGTAACTCCTGCTACATGCGATTTAAAG CCGGCCAGCCAACCGCTATGTGA
- the lmo7a gene encoding LIM domain only protein 7 isoform X10, translating into MEWREQSAVSCDEAYSEAQRWIEAVTKKKFGSNDFRSALENGVLLCDLINKIKPGTIRRVNRLPTPIAGLDNLNVFLKACGKLGLKEAQLFHPGDLQDLSTRVTVKHQETNRRLKNVLITVYWLGRRAQCDRYYDGPYLNFKAFEGLLGTALYKALQETSSQKGSNVRDSGFDDSWYSEREELHHLRGGGGVGGGGGHKRDDSLDSLDSLGSRPHSISSDTTLKGGSEGCCSDTEADSGFRMANTKDNVSYRRSVSITPKASAQYNQFLPSKDKPSGYVPAPLRKKRAERNEDSRRSWANPSNSEDEGTLTRQQQTQESTDGSKSTSDIQADSSVLRQVRYEELKKYREQIKETEDKWQDDLSKWKNRRRSVNSEIVKKKEEREKIEQITYSGNKRSKTFKEMQEERENKGSNSIGSRLKSLSYLDDDEDVFEKADISPRTRTLPARSYTIDTPYTSSESPEPFLKEDQPPAASSATGRAASPPTSRGSNILDSPAGSDATTIITPTSYSSFHRSQSPEAAPLPRRPVSEDTNKVKTTTVVSSSSSLQEVPKLRRPLLGKQAEVEAEVKAPSSGSLYKQQPQLSSMEPKPPAVSRVSASLPRSYQRSDSARLTSVVTPRPFGTQPSRLSSLPRVLPQMDDSHKRVNGDVDVSKKPSVPTRYQQFMTSEDEAQSSSAHSSEDEEEEDKDVTTAKSITSTQSVSPVPPQVKSEPPVSPAPAKETSQENYCEMRISLNQKPNSSRDFGFQANWDSTGARVTSVQPGSQAEMCQLQAGDEVLTVNRQQVAEMSYTDWKSCMEEALQEGSLVMDVRRHGKNNWDRDQPSLPFKSHKTINLTSTDHPILLGSPDTNTVSSSLDFTSRHSRETLPSKEASAHPVVDVASNGVNGGFPDELVTRRNKESEPMSLKNLKRRSEFFETGGSRSSVSALVYLCGGSESAMPNIPVPAITPSSSRWSWDPEEERRRQEKWQKEQERLLQEKYKRDQEKLQEEWLKAQEEITTSDDQQEPGSLEVNSHSFSPHSPLSPVNQPASPPWEEEERKRKEELERQRQAEERRRREEEERELQRLQEERQRRERREEEERKRREEEEEERKRRVEEELRQQRRREEEREEERRRQEAFEQQRRERERSFEQQPWMKSKSSPQLDEEEKPQWKGVHVQPGGMAHWLLEEQLRSARDREAQRQRAASELEMERRNILNAMRYREPERATGSGVAERKGQPPATQAEAERQQILNEMKKKTPLLTDSSWIRQRAACTAKEPEVPPMRRGESLDNLDAYNPWRSSWTPRSNTNIPNYNRPHSALSGSTSFYGGGAGAQRPASSTLPTSQSMGSLRGGAGTPSSPWSRQSPSPSPSSPSPTSSPEPRPEAGPPQQRSRSVSGKKICTFCDSPLGKGAAMIIESLGLCYHLSCFKCIDCLSDLGGSETGAEVRIRNKQLYCNSCYMRFKAGQPTAM; encoded by the exons ACGTCTTCCTCAAGGCCTGCGGGAAGCTTGGACTAAAGGAAGCGCAGCTCTTTCACCCCGGAGATCTGCAGGACTTATCTACAAGAGTTACAGTCAA GCATCAAGAGACCAACAGGAGGCTGAaaaat GTGTTGATCACAGTCTACTGGCTGGGTAGAAGAGCTCAGTGTGACCGTTACTATGACGGACCTTACCTGAATTTTAAGGCATTCGAGGGATTATTGGGCACAGCACTATACAAG GCTCTGCAGGAAACGTCGAGTCAGAAAGGCAGCAACGTCAGGGACAGCGGTTTTGACGATAGCTGGTACTCAGAGCGAGAGGAACTCCACcatctgagaggaggaggaggagtaggaggaggaggcggacaCAAGAGAGACGACTCCCTTGACAGTTTGGACTCTTTGGGCTCTCGACCCCACAGCATCTCATCTGACACCACTCTTAAAGGCGGCAGCGAGG GTTGTTGCAGCGACACTGAGGCAGACTCTGGCTTCAGGATGGCCAACACCAAGGACAATGTCAGTTACCGCCGGTCGGTATCCATCACACCCAAGGCCAGTGCCCAGTATAACCAGTTCCTGCCCTCTAAAGACAAACCATCAGGCTATGTACCCGCTCCACTGAGGAAGAAGCGGGCCGAACGCAATGAGGACAGCCGGCGGAGCTGGGCCAACCCCTCAAACTCAGAGGATGAAGGCACACTCACAAG ACAGCAACAAACGCAGGAGAGTACGGACGG GAGTAAATCAACAAGCGACATCCAGGCCGACTCCAGCGTCCTCCGGCAGGTTCGCTACGAAGAGCTGAAGAAGTATCGTGAGCAGATAAAGGAGACCGAGGATAAGTGGCAGGAT GACCTGAGCAAATGGAAGAACCGGCGCAGGAGCGTCAACTCTGAGATagtgaagaagaaagaggagagggagaagataGAGCAGATCACATACAGCGGCAACAAAAGGTCCAAGACCTTCAAGGAGATGCAAGAGGAGAg agaaaataaagggAGCAACAGCATTGGCAGTCGCCTCAAATCTCTCTCTTACCTGGACGACGACGAGGACGTGTTTGAGAAAGCTGACATTTCCCCACGTACCCGAACCCTTCCTGCCAGGAGCTACACTATTGACACTCCTTACACTTCCTCTGAATCCCCTGAGCCTTTTCTTAAAGAAGACCAACCCCCTGCTGCTTCATCAGCTACAGGCAGGGCCGCGTCCCCTCCCACGTCACGGGGAAGCAACATTTTGGACAGTCCTGCAGGCAGCGACGCCACGACCATCATCACTCCCACCAGCTACAGCTCTTTCCACAGATCCCAATCTCCAGAAGCTGCACCTTTACCGAGGAGGCCAGTCTCAGAAGACACTAACAAAGTCAAGACCACGACCGTTGTCTCCTCCTCTAGCTCTCTACAAGAGGTGCCCAAGCTGAGGCGCCCATTGTTGGGCAAACAGGCTGAAGTGGAGGCTGAGGTGAAGGCCCCTTCCTCTGGTTCTCTgtacaaacaacaaccacagctcaGCTCAATGGAACCCAAGCCTCCCGCGGTGTCTCGGGTTTCCGCCTCCCTCCCCAGGAGCTACCAGAGATCGGATAGCGCACGTCTAACCTCAGTTGTCACGCCGAGGCCCTTCGGGACCCAGCCGTCCCGCCTCAGCTCCCTTCCCCGAGTTTTGCCA CAGATGGACGACTCTCACAAGCGTGTCAACGGTGACGTGGATGTCTCTAAGAAGCCTTCCGTGCCGACCCGCTACCAACAGTTCATGACCTCTGAGGACGAGGCTCAGTCCAGCTCGGCCCACAGCagcgaagacgaggaggaggaggataaagACGTGACCACAGCGAAGAGCATCACCTCTACTCAGAGTGTCTCACCTGTCCCTCCTCAGGTCAAGAGTGAACCCCCAGTCAGTCCTGCTCCAGCCAAAGAAACCAGCCAG GAGAACTACTGTGAGATGCGGATCAGCCTGAACCAGAAGcccaacagcagcagagacttTGGGTTCCAGGCAAACTGGGACTCAACAGGAGCTCGCGTCACATCCGTACAGCCAG GCAGCCAGGCCGAGATGTGCCAGCTCCAGGCTGGAGACGAGGTGCTGACGGTGAACAGGCAGCAGGTGGCAGAAATGAGCTACACAGACTGGAAGTCCTGCATGGAGGAGGCTCTGCAGGAGGGCAGCCTGGTCATGGATGTACGCCGTCATGGCAAGAACA ACTGGGACAGAGACCAACCTTCCCTGCCATTTAAAAGCCATAAGACCATCAATCTGACCAGTACGGATCATCCGATACTTCTAGGTTCCCCTGACACAAACACTGTCAGCTCCAGCCTGGATTTCACCTCACGCCATTCCAGGGAAACGCTGCCATCGAAAGAGGCCTCCGCACATCCAGTTGTC GACGTGGCTTCAAATGGAGTTAATGGAGGTTTCCCTGATGAGCTGGTGACCAGGAGGAACAAAG AGTCAGAACCCATGTCTTTGAAAAACTTAAAACGGAGGTCAGAGTTTTTTgaaacag GTGGCTCAAGGTCCAGTGTCAGTGCGCTGGTCTACCTCTGTG gAGGATCAGAGTCTGCAATGCCAAAT ATACCTGTTCCTGCAATCACTCCATCATCCAGCCGCTGGTCTTGGGATCCAGAAGAGGAGCGCAGAAGACAAGAGAAATGGCAGAAGGAACAGGAGCGCCTCCTACAG GAGAAATATAAGCGTGACCAGGAGAAACTGCAGGAGGAGTGGCTGAAGGCTCAGGAGGAGATCACCACGAGCGACGACCAGCAAGAG CCCGGGAGCCTGGAGGTGAACAGCCACAGCTTCAGCCCACACTCACCCCTCTCTCCAGTCAACCAGCCCGCCTCTCCTCCgtgggaagaggaagagagaaagaggaaggaggagctGGAGCGCCAAAGgcaggcggaggagaggaggaggagggaggaggaggagcgggagcTGCAGCGTCTccaggaggagaggcagaggagagagaggcgggaggaggaggagaggaagaggagggaggaggaggaggaggagaggaagaggagggtggaggaagagctaagacagcagaggaggagagaggaggagagggaggaagaaaggaggCGGCAGGAGGCCTTCGAGCAGCAGCGCAGAGAGCGGGAGAGAAGCTTCGAGCAGCAGCCGTG GATGAAATCAAAATCATCTCCCCAGCTTGATGAAGAGGAAAAGCCTCAGTGGAAAG GTGTGCATGTGCAGCCGGGGGGCATGGCTCACTGGCTGCTGGAAGAGCAGCTGAGGAGTGCGCGTGACAGAGAGGCCCAGAGACAGAGGGCTGCATCtgagctggagatggagaggagaaacaTCCTCAATGCCATGAGATacagagagccagagagag CGACGGGCAGTGGAGTGGCTGAGAGGAAGGGTCAGCCGCCCGCGACGCAGGCAGAGGCAGAGCGGCAGCAGATCCTGAacgagatgaagaagaagactccGCTGCTGACGGACAGTAGCTGGATCCGCCAGCGCGCCGCCTGCACCGCCAAGGAGCCCGAGGTGCCTCCCATGCGCAG AGGGGAGTCTCTTGACAACTTGGACGCCTACAACCCCTGGCGCTCATCATGGACGCCCAGAAGTAACACTAATATCCCAAACTACAACCGGCCTCACTCTGCCCTCTCCGGCAGCACTTCCTTTTACGGTGGCGGCGCTGGGGCCCAGCGGCCCGCTTCCTCCACTCTGCCAACCTCCCAGTCCATGGGCTCCCTCCGAGGCGGGGCAGGAACCCCCTCGTCCCCTTGGTCCCGGCAGTCACCTTCCCCCTCACCGTCTTCTCCATCACCCACCTCCTCTCCAGAGCCCAGGCCTGAGGCAGGCCCCCCTCAGCAGCGCAGCAG GTCAGTGAGTGGCAAGAAAATCTGTACGTTCTGTGACAGCCCGCTGGGAAAAGGAGCAGCCATGATCATCGAGTCCCTCGGGCTCTGTTATCATTTGAGCTGTTTTAAG TGTAtcgactgtctgtctgacctcgGAGGATCGGAAACAGGGGCGGAAGTCAGAATACGAAACAAACAGCTGTACTGTAACTCCTGCTACATGCGATTTAAAG CCGGCCAGCCAACCGCTATGTGA